A segment of the Desulfitobacterium dehalogenans ATCC 51507 genome:
GGCATGATCTTTCCCAAAGAACAACCCATAGCCGCTTCCCCGTTGTCAACGAGGAGAATATTGTGGTCGGCATGATTACAGCCATCGATGTAGCCGGGGCAGAGATGAATACTTCCGTGGTGGAAGTGATGAATCCTAATCCTTACGTGGTGGGCAGGGAAGACTCCGTGACCCATATTTCCCGGATTATGCTTTGGGAAGGGTGGGAGATTGCCGCGGTGGTTGACCAAGGGGCGCTGATCGGCATCATCAGCTTGCAGGATGTTCTGGAAGCTTATCAGCAGATCCAGAAGCAGCCTCAGTTCGGGGAAACCGTGGATAATTTGATTTTAAGCGGCTTCCGCTATGTGGAGGATCCCGAGTATCTGACTATCGAAGGTGAGATCACCCGGTTTATGGTCAACGAATTTGGCTCTGCCAGTCCCGGAGTTTTGGTAACTTTAATGAATATGGCCGGATACATCGCTCTGCGAAAGCAATATCGACTAGATGCGATCACAGAGAACTTTACCTTCTATCAATTGCAGCCCATCCCTGTAGGGACGGAAGTTCGCATTACCGTCAAATTACTGCTGGTGGCGAAAAAACACTGCAATATTGAGATTGATCTCTACTCCAATAACCAGCTCTTGGCTAAAGCACTGATGACCGCAAGAATGGGCGATAAAAAGGTTTCTTAATTTAATGGGGAAAGGCCTTGAGTTATCAAGGCCTTTCTTTCATAATGGGGATAGCGTAGTGACCCGC
Coding sequences within it:
- a CDS encoding DRTGG domain-containing protein; its protein translation is MSQTKHQQILSFIEGLTIGSKVSVRFIAKELDVSEGTAYRAIKEAENKGYVRSIPKVGTIRIEGAKERRIEDLTLREVSQIAEGIVLCGFESLDNSPNKFLIAAMELDAMERYLEDNSLCIVGNRHDAQLLALEKGSPLLITGGFEPQEDILQLAKEKHLTIIQSPYDTFAVTTMINRALYDRLIEKELILVEDIMVKDVNYLTTLATVGDWHDLSQRTTHSRFPVVNEENIVVGMITAIDVAGAEMNTSVVEVMNPNPYVVGREDSVTHISRIMLWEGWEIAAVVDQGALIGIISLQDVLEAYQQIQKQPQFGETVDNLILSGFRYVEDPEYLTIEGEITRFMVNEFGSASPGVLVTLMNMAGYIALRKQYRLDAITENFTFYQLQPIPVGTEVRITVKLLLVAKKHCNIEIDLYSNNQLLAKALMTARMGDKKVS